From Ancylobacter pratisalsi, one genomic window encodes:
- a CDS encoding helix-turn-helix domain-containing protein, whose product MGSPKAKPALERLGQDIRNARLRRGIAVADLAVRAGTSPSSIARLERGDPGVAIGTLADVLVVLGLLERLADLVDIRKDDLGLALAAEHGPRRGRSFAARLKKQKAQTEETQDRQDVVDPDGASF is encoded by the coding sequence ATGGGTTCTCCCAAGGCGAAGCCAGCACTGGAACGGCTGGGCCAGGATATCCGCAACGCGCGGCTGCGGCGTGGTATTGCCGTGGCGGATCTCGCCGTGCGTGCGGGAACCTCGCCAAGTTCCATCGCCCGCCTTGAACGGGGTGATCCGGGCGTTGCCATCGGAACGCTTGCCGACGTTCTCGTTGTGCTGGGCCTTCTGGAGCGGCTCGCTGACCTAGTCGATATCCGCAAGGACGATCTGGGGCTGGCGCTGGCAGCGGAGCACGGACCGCGCAGGGGCCGCTCCTTCGCGGCAAGGCTGAAAAAGCAGAAGGCTCAGACGGAGGAGACGCAGGATCGGCAGGACGTTGTGGACCCTGACGGGGCTTCCTTCTGA